The following proteins are encoded in a genomic region of Pirellulales bacterium:
- a CDS encoding aldolase/citrate lyase family protein, whose protein sequence is MSLPMNHLDLFRQRLDSGKFCLGPAITLTDPVVTEALAPSVDFFWIDLEHNPLSLESVTAHLIAARAGGAPALVRVPCSDVAWIKRVLDVGAEGIIVPQIRSVAEVRSIVSACRYPPVGTRGFGPRRGCNYGRDDNQTYLAEANRRVFVAIQIETAEAYHQLDAILDVPGFDSIVIGPNDLSGSLGLMGQLDHPQVVEAVASIASRSRAAGRYVGIGMAPDVEHALRAARQGVQWVQVGGDCGFLIESAERLYSRIRERCDSR, encoded by the coding sequence ATGTCGCTTCCGATGAACCATCTCGATCTTTTCCGCCAACGTCTCGATTCGGGCAAGTTTTGCCTGGGCCCGGCCATCACGCTGACGGACCCGGTGGTCACCGAGGCACTGGCCCCGAGCGTCGATTTTTTCTGGATCGACTTGGAACACAACCCTCTGAGCCTGGAGTCGGTGACCGCGCATCTGATCGCCGCTCGGGCGGGCGGAGCGCCGGCGCTGGTCCGCGTGCCCTGCTCGGACGTGGCCTGGATCAAGCGCGTGCTCGACGTGGGCGCTGAAGGGATCATCGTTCCGCAAATCCGCTCGGTCGCCGAAGTGCGGAGCATCGTTTCGGCCTGCCGCTATCCGCCGGTCGGCACCCGCGGTTTCGGCCCGCGCCGCGGCTGCAATTATGGCCGCGACGACAACCAGACCTACCTGGCCGAGGCGAACCGCCGCGTGTTCGTGGCCATCCAAATCGAGACGGCCGAAGCCTACCACCAGCTCGACGCGATCCTGGACGTGCCCGGTTTCGATTCGATTGTGATCGGTCCCAACGACCTGTCGGGATCGCTGGGTTTGATGGGCCAACTGGACCATCCACAGGTGGTGGAGGCGGTGGCTTCCATCGCCTCGCGTTCGCGGGCGGCGGGCCGTTACGTGGGCATCGGCATGGCGCCCGACGTGGAACACGCCCTGCGCGCCGCGCGGCAGGGGGTGCAATGGGTGCAGGTCGGCGGCGACTGCGGTTTTCTCATCGAATCGGCCGAGCGGCTCTATTCACGCATCCGCGAGCGGTGCGATTCACGGTGA
- a CDS encoding cyclase family protein: MNTSTRIATILLAALLAAPFRPCSADQPKVVDLSLLIAPDMPCNWPAGWPPFAITRHRQIGPLSPFNTDTLLIDGNCGTQMDVPPHSVPHPDTHLPNANPYGRVYTDKAPAWQFGGEACVIDCEDVVASAPDGHSELIKKERIIAWEREHRPLAPGDVALFRSRYTDKFYRPLPEGRRFLAGPLEGKTPAWPDPGPDCMEYLAGRKVMTLGTDSASMGPIPDLAEPTHFAGLKYGMIWTESATGLGQLPATGAFYCMLPLKHAEGLYAECRALGVVGQPLASRLIESARSKRAIDLSVTLSTDYPVTWPGPGVGHHRQPYLKVPLFFAAHLGTYHVAHIFDSQAGTHLVPPAFALPPEGFDNRSYAADVRGWLAEYEKLFGPRGTSNVTAEQVPLSQTCGRARVIDVRPLIGTTDQSQWPRSPEITVAQIRSYEERHGDLPPGDIVLFRSDYTDDNFRSLPEGQAFMADPLNGKREGWPALGAEAVVYLAKKGIRCVGTDGPTLGGVGPRQACFTYWALGSNGMLGVEFLTNLGKLPEGAYFLFAAIKIRDCHGGPGRAIALY; the protein is encoded by the coding sequence ATGAACACGAGCACGCGAATCGCCACGATTCTCCTGGCCGCCCTGTTGGCCGCACCGTTCCGCCCGTGCTCGGCCGATCAACCAAAAGTCGTCGATCTTTCCTTGCTTATCGCCCCCGACATGCCGTGCAATTGGCCGGCCGGTTGGCCGCCTTTCGCGATCACTCGGCATCGCCAGATCGGCCCGCTGAGCCCGTTCAACACCGATACTCTCTTGATCGACGGCAACTGCGGCACGCAGATGGACGTGCCGCCCCACTCGGTGCCGCACCCCGACACGCATTTGCCCAACGCCAACCCCTATGGCCGCGTCTACACCGACAAAGCCCCGGCCTGGCAATTTGGCGGCGAAGCGTGCGTGATCGATTGCGAGGACGTGGTGGCGTCGGCGCCCGACGGCCATAGCGAGCTAATCAAGAAGGAACGAATCATCGCCTGGGAGCGCGAGCATCGCCCGCTCGCTCCGGGCGACGTGGCGCTCTTTCGCAGCCGCTATACAGACAAGTTCTATCGACCTTTACCGGAGGGCCGGCGGTTCCTGGCTGGTCCGCTGGAAGGCAAGACGCCCGCCTGGCCCGACCCCGGTCCCGACTGCATGGAGTATCTCGCCGGCCGAAAAGTGATGACCCTCGGCACCGACAGCGCCAGCATGGGACCGATCCCAGACCTGGCCGAACCGACGCACTTCGCCGGACTCAAATACGGCATGATCTGGACCGAGAGCGCCACGGGGCTGGGCCAGTTGCCGGCGACCGGCGCCTTCTATTGCATGCTGCCGCTGAAACATGCCGAAGGTCTTTACGCCGAATGTCGGGCACTGGGCGTCGTGGGCCAACCTTTGGCAAGTCGCCTGATCGAGTCTGCCCGGAGCAAACGGGCGATCGATCTTTCGGTGACCCTGTCGACGGATTATCCGGTGACCTGGCCGGGGCCGGGCGTGGGCCATCACCGCCAGCCGTACTTGAAAGTGCCGCTCTTTTTCGCCGCCCATCTCGGCACGTATCACGTCGCGCACATCTTCGATTCGCAGGCCGGCACGCACCTGGTTCCGCCCGCCTTCGCTCTGCCGCCCGAAGGATTCGACAACCGCAGTTACGCGGCCGACGTGCGTGGCTGGCTGGCGGAATACGAGAAACTCTTTGGCCCGCGCGGAACGAGCAACGTCACCGCCGAGCAAGTTCCCTTGAGCCAAACGTGCGGCCGGGCCCGAGTGATCGACGTGCGGCCGCTGATCGGCACGACCGATCAATCGCAATGGCCGCGCTCGCCCGAAATTACCGTGGCCCAGATCCGGAGCTACGAAGAACGGCACGGCGACTTGCCGCCGGGCGACATCGTGTTGTTCCGCAGCGATTACACCGACGACAACTTCCGATCGCTGCCGGAAGGCCAGGCGTTCATGGCCGACCCGCTGAACGGCAAACGCGAAGGCTGGCCGGCCCTCGGCGCCGAGGCGGTGGTCTACCTGGCGAAGAAAGGGATACGTTGCGTGGGCACCGACGGCCCGACACTCGGCGGCGTTGGTCCCCGACAGGCGTGCTTCACCTATTGGGCGCTGGGCAGCAACGGCATGCTGGGCGTCGAGTTCTTGACCAATCTCGGCAAACTGCCGGAAGGGGCTTATTTCCTCTTCGCCGCGATTAAAATCCGCGACTGTCACGGAGGTCCGGGCCGGGCGATCGCGCTGTATTAG
- a CDS encoding serine/threonine-protein kinase gives MIQLERLGPYKIGRKLGRGGMGTVYAAVNVESGGPAAVKVLAPALAQEEGFRERFEAEIESLKKLHHPNIVQLFGYGEQDGHHFYGMELVSGRSLEEELLAGRTFDWRETTDLAIQVCRALKHAHDRGVIHRDIKPANLLLADDGTVKLSDFGIAKLFGNTGLTADGGVLGTAEYMAPEQADGRPVTHRCDLYSLGGVMFALLARRPPFRAATMVEMLQLQRYAQPEPLRRFAPDAPVELEAIIALLLEKDPERRIPTAMVLSRRLEAMRHGLSVRPDATSKSFVQSDDAPASDRPQAAADEMIATAPTVAAENVAAPSLEVPYRIPPGGDEYRLAEVPASMAAPNIHKALRSEVNLSPDMATIAAPLPAAESNGSAHEATATVPQPRFTTVSSEDLARDETQDEDANWFSLQVLVLLAAIASLGLATWYILQPPSLEKLYARAMAANENDSLGEAEADIAAFLERADAADPRTPDLEELLDRIEVDRLERRLEKRSRLRGKTQELSPVERDYIEALKQVDLDPEVGMKKMTALVDLYGGDAEEQPDVTRQCLALARRKLRKLRKDVARYTEEHRERISAQLDRADSLAADDPQTSQKIWRAVIELYDGKPWADDLVAQAREKLAQEVER, from the coding sequence ATGATTCAACTTGAGCGGCTCGGTCCGTACAAAATCGGTCGCAAGCTCGGCAGAGGCGGGATGGGCACAGTCTATGCCGCCGTCAACGTCGAGAGCGGCGGGCCGGCCGCCGTCAAGGTGCTGGCCCCCGCCCTGGCCCAGGAAGAAGGCTTTCGCGAGCGGTTTGAGGCGGAGATCGAAAGCCTCAAGAAGTTGCACCATCCGAATATCGTGCAGCTCTTCGGTTACGGCGAGCAGGACGGCCACCACTTTTACGGCATGGAGCTGGTGTCGGGCCGCAGCTTGGAAGAAGAGCTGCTGGCCGGCCGCACGTTCGACTGGCGCGAAACGACCGACCTGGCGATTCAGGTCTGCCGGGCACTGAAGCACGCCCACGACCGCGGCGTGATCCATCGCGACATCAAGCCCGCCAATTTGCTGCTGGCCGACGACGGCACCGTCAAGCTTTCCGACTTCGGCATCGCCAAATTGTTCGGCAACACGGGCCTGACGGCCGACGGCGGCGTGCTGGGAACGGCAGAGTATATGGCCCCCGAACAGGCCGATGGCCGGCCCGTCACGCACCGTTGCGACCTATACAGTTTGGGTGGCGTGATGTTCGCGCTGTTGGCTCGGCGGCCGCCGTTTCGGGCGGCCACGATGGTCGAGATGTTGCAATTGCAACGGTATGCCCAGCCCGAACCGCTGCGCCGCTTCGCTCCCGATGCGCCGGTCGAGCTTGAGGCCATCATCGCCTTGTTGCTGGAAAAAGACCCGGAGCGTCGGATTCCCACGGCGATGGTCCTCTCGCGGCGATTGGAAGCGATGCGGCACGGACTCTCCGTGCGGCCCGACGCAACGAGCAAGTCGTTCGTCCAGAGCGACGACGCTCCGGCCTCGGATCGCCCCCAAGCGGCCGCCGACGAAATGATCGCCACGGCGCCCACGGTAGCGGCGGAGAATGTCGCCGCCCCTTCGCTTGAGGTGCCGTATCGCATCCCGCCCGGCGGTGATGAGTACCGCCTGGCCGAGGTGCCGGCTTCGATGGCGGCGCCCAACATCCACAAAGCGTTGCGTTCGGAGGTGAATCTTTCGCCCGACATGGCCACCATCGCCGCGCCGTTGCCGGCCGCGGAATCGAACGGGTCGGCACATGAGGCGACGGCGACCGTCCCGCAACCGCGATTCACCACGGTTTCCAGTGAGGACCTGGCACGCGACGAGACACAGGACGAAGACGCCAACTGGTTTTCGCTGCAGGTGCTGGTGTTGCTGGCGGCCATCGCCAGCTTGGGCCTGGCAACGTGGTATATTTTGCAACCGCCCAGCCTCGAGAAACTTTATGCTCGGGCCATGGCGGCCAACGAAAACGACAGCCTGGGGGAAGCCGAGGCCGACATCGCCGCATTTCTCGAGCGCGCCGACGCGGCCGATCCGCGGACTCCGGATCTGGAAGAGCTTCTCGACCGGATCGAGGTCGACCGGCTCGAACGCCGGCTGGAAAAGCGATCTCGGCTGCGGGGCAAGACGCAGGAGCTTTCGCCCGTGGAGCGCGATTACATCGAGGCGCTCAAGCAGGTCGATCTCGACCCGGAGGTCGGCATGAAAAAAATGACGGCCTTGGTCGATCTCTATGGCGGCGACGCCGAAGAGCAGCCGGATGTCACGCGGCAATGCCTGGCGTTGGCCCGCCGCAAGCTCCGAAAACTGCGCAAAGACGTGGCGCGGTATACTGAGGAGCATCGCGAGCGGATTTCCGCGCAGCTCGACCGGGCCGACTCGCTGGCGGCCGACGATCCGCAGACGTCGCAAAAAATCTGGCGGGCGGTGATCGAGTTGTACGACGGCAAGCCCTGGGCCGACGACCTGGTGGCCCAGGCCCGGGAGAAGCTGGCCCAGGAGGTTGAAAGGTAG